The following proteins are encoded in a genomic region of Vanessa tameamea isolate UH-Manoa-2023 chromosome 4, ilVanTame1 primary haplotype, whole genome shotgun sequence:
- the LOC113395839 gene encoding sentrin-specific protease-like isoform X1, with product MQSVVAYVRSLLGWCEDDPTIRTSFKRDRTDDDFCLGNDTPTLKRLKTMRKTSFPDIMDSKDMWEERKQNNNFRYVPIRLETGHPSTSTPKESTQNIGNRVRAVPIKLVDVSSNGPTTSQRKSGLQTQARPVIRAIIKDDDDDENEQEVTWIETKPNNKTPNVYINLDDDDDDDENNDQQEDDVIFVKKVTTPPSVKPYKYFVTKSDQAQPQEEQCVKFYKLCNKPNDRNLNNSPRTSNKFKTPGGVTKVYKKVPVHVPRWMQTQKTNLSQPKSRFSNLNGNTRSTLSEVFNLDEKRNYQELIRKFSDTTTPVSIRKPRDIIEIAEDAASLRETQRLQKSSLNEIKLMERSMSMNKGKDMGNEYDPITVASINSSDSEIEIIPSDSSTTSSVKIDPINTLRESLRDSAVTSRDWLTKLDSKYKKKKQETQAKLKDAHRESDIISKVNYEQKLAQLEHKLKYELSIPESLIEEVPPTVELPPLTPEQEKFIKRALGPGPPGQLLVEKFNLRIHRRDLQTLSGLNWLNDEIINFYMNLLMQRSEEQKDLPKVYATNTFFYPKLMQSGQAGLRRWTRKVDIFAHDIMVVPVHLGVHWCLSLIDFRRKKISYLDSMGSSNQPCLQALLQYLHDEHRDKKGQPFDDSGWTTENLKDIPQQMNGSDCGMFACTFAEFSCRDAPYSFSQAHMPYLRRKAALEVLQARLLL from the exons atgcaGTCCGTAGTGGCTTATGTACGAAGTTTACTTGGTTGGTGCGAAGATGATCCTACTATCAGGACAAGCTTCAAAAGAGACAG GACCGACGACGATTTCTGTTTGGGCAATGATACACCTACTCTGAAACGGCTAAAAACTATGAGGAAAACATCTTTTCCTGACATTATGGACTCCAAAG ACATGTGGGAGGAAAGAAagcaaaacaataattttcgaTACGTTCCAATACGGTTAGAAACTGGACATCCTAGCACTTCCACTCCGAAAGAAAGTACACAAAATATAGGTAACAGAGTAAGAGCAGTTCCAATCAAATTGGTAGATGTATCAAGTAATGGACCAACAACTTCACAGAGGAAATCTGGATTGCAAACACAAGCTAGACCTGTCATACGAGCTATTATtaaggatgatgatgatgacgagaATGAACAAGAG GTAACGTGGATAGAAACAAAACCAAACAATAAGACACCTAATGTCTACATAAAcctagatgatgatgatgatgatgatgaaaataatGATCAACAGGAAGATGATGTTATATTTGTCAAGAAAGTCACGACACCTCCTTCAGTTAAACCATATAAGTACTTTGTAACCAAAAGTGATCAGGCACAACCTCAAGAGGAACAATGTGTCAAGTTTTACAAATTGTGTAATAAACCAAATGATagaaatttgaataattctcCTAGaacaagtaataaatttaaaacccCAGGTGGAGTaactaaagtatataaaaaagtacctGTCCATGTTCCCCGGTGGATGCAAACCCAGAAAACGAATCTCTCCCAACCCAAAAGtagattttcaaatttaaatggtaaCACAAGATCAACTTTATCAgaagtttttaatttagatgAAAAGAGAAATTATCAAGAGTTAATCAGAAAGTTCTCTGATACTACAACACCTGTGTCAATAAGAAAGCCTAgagatattattgaaattgcTGAAGATGCTGCCTCATTACGAGAAACACAGAGATTACAAAAGAGTTcactaaatgaaataaaattaatggaaaGGAGTATGAGTATGAACAAAGGAAAAGACATGGGGAATGAATATGATCCAATCACGGTGGCATCAATCAACTCTTCTGATTcagaaatagaaataattccATCAGACTCTTCCACTACTTCTTCTGTTAAGATAGACCCAATAAATACCTTACGGGAGTCATTAAGAGACAGTGCTGTCACATCTCGGGATTGGCTCACAAAATTAGACTCTAAGTATAAAAAGAAGAAACAGGAAACCCAAGCCAAGTTAAAAGATGCTCATAGAGAGTCAGACATTATTTCAAAAGTTAATTATGAACAGAAATTAGCACAATTAGAGCATAAATTGAAGTATGAGTTAAGTATACCAGAAAGTCTCATAGAGGAAGTACCACCTACTGTGGAGTTACCTCCTCTAACTCCAGAACAagaaaaatttatcaaaagagCTTTAGGTCCTGGACCTCCTGGACAGCTTTTAGTGgagaaatttaatttacggatacatag GCGTGATCTACAAACATTATCAGGATTAAACTGGTTAAatgatgaaattataaatttctatatgAATTTGCTTATGCAAAGAAGTGAGGAACAGAAAGATCTGCCAAAGGTGTATGCCACAAACACATTCTTCTATCCTAAGCTCATGCAAAGTGGACAAGCCGGCCTTCGCAGGTGGACTAGAAAG GTAGATATATTCGCGCACGACATAATGGTGGTGCCAGTACACCTCGGTGTCCATTGGTGTCTCAGTCTCATCGACTTCCGGCGGAAGAAAATATCGTATCTGGACAGCATGGGCAGTTCCAATCAACCCTGCCTCCAAGCATTGCTACAGTACCTGCACGATGAGCACCGAGATAAAAAAGGACAACCTTTTGATGATAGCGGCTGGACCACAGAGAATCTTAAG gaCATTCCGCAACAGATGAACGGCAGCGACTGCGGCATGTTCGCGTGCACGTTCGCCGAGTTCAGCTGCCGCGACGCGCCCTACTCGTTCTCGCAGGCGCACATGCCCTACCTGCGCCGCAAGGCCGCGCTCGAGGTGCTGCAGGCGCGCCTGCTGTTGTAG
- the LOC113395839 gene encoding sentrin-specific protease-like isoform X2: MIKIPLKVASRFWSTDDDFCLGNDTPTLKRLKTMRKTSFPDIMDSKDMWEERKQNNNFRYVPIRLETGHPSTSTPKESTQNIGNRVRAVPIKLVDVSSNGPTTSQRKSGLQTQARPVIRAIIKDDDDDENEQEVTWIETKPNNKTPNVYINLDDDDDDDENNDQQEDDVIFVKKVTTPPSVKPYKYFVTKSDQAQPQEEQCVKFYKLCNKPNDRNLNNSPRTSNKFKTPGGVTKVYKKVPVHVPRWMQTQKTNLSQPKSRFSNLNGNTRSTLSEVFNLDEKRNYQELIRKFSDTTTPVSIRKPRDIIEIAEDAASLRETQRLQKSSLNEIKLMERSMSMNKGKDMGNEYDPITVASINSSDSEIEIIPSDSSTTSSVKIDPINTLRESLRDSAVTSRDWLTKLDSKYKKKKQETQAKLKDAHRESDIISKVNYEQKLAQLEHKLKYELSIPESLIEEVPPTVELPPLTPEQEKFIKRALGPGPPGQLLVEKFNLRIHRRDLQTLSGLNWLNDEIINFYMNLLMQRSEEQKDLPKVYATNTFFYPKLMQSGQAGLRRWTRKVDIFAHDIMVVPVHLGVHWCLSLIDFRRKKISYLDSMGSSNQPCLQALLQYLHDEHRDKKGQPFDDSGWTTENLKDIPQQMNGSDCGMFACTFAEFSCRDAPYSFSQAHMPYLRRKAALEVLQARLLL; the protein is encoded by the exons ATGATCAAAATACCTTTAAAAGTTGCATCTAGATTTTGGTC GACCGACGACGATTTCTGTTTGGGCAATGATACACCTACTCTGAAACGGCTAAAAACTATGAGGAAAACATCTTTTCCTGACATTATGGACTCCAAAG ACATGTGGGAGGAAAGAAagcaaaacaataattttcgaTACGTTCCAATACGGTTAGAAACTGGACATCCTAGCACTTCCACTCCGAAAGAAAGTACACAAAATATAGGTAACAGAGTAAGAGCAGTTCCAATCAAATTGGTAGATGTATCAAGTAATGGACCAACAACTTCACAGAGGAAATCTGGATTGCAAACACAAGCTAGACCTGTCATACGAGCTATTATtaaggatgatgatgatgacgagaATGAACAAGAG GTAACGTGGATAGAAACAAAACCAAACAATAAGACACCTAATGTCTACATAAAcctagatgatgatgatgatgatgatgaaaataatGATCAACAGGAAGATGATGTTATATTTGTCAAGAAAGTCACGACACCTCCTTCAGTTAAACCATATAAGTACTTTGTAACCAAAAGTGATCAGGCACAACCTCAAGAGGAACAATGTGTCAAGTTTTACAAATTGTGTAATAAACCAAATGATagaaatttgaataattctcCTAGaacaagtaataaatttaaaacccCAGGTGGAGTaactaaagtatataaaaaagtacctGTCCATGTTCCCCGGTGGATGCAAACCCAGAAAACGAATCTCTCCCAACCCAAAAGtagattttcaaatttaaatggtaaCACAAGATCAACTTTATCAgaagtttttaatttagatgAAAAGAGAAATTATCAAGAGTTAATCAGAAAGTTCTCTGATACTACAACACCTGTGTCAATAAGAAAGCCTAgagatattattgaaattgcTGAAGATGCTGCCTCATTACGAGAAACACAGAGATTACAAAAGAGTTcactaaatgaaataaaattaatggaaaGGAGTATGAGTATGAACAAAGGAAAAGACATGGGGAATGAATATGATCCAATCACGGTGGCATCAATCAACTCTTCTGATTcagaaatagaaataattccATCAGACTCTTCCACTACTTCTTCTGTTAAGATAGACCCAATAAATACCTTACGGGAGTCATTAAGAGACAGTGCTGTCACATCTCGGGATTGGCTCACAAAATTAGACTCTAAGTATAAAAAGAAGAAACAGGAAACCCAAGCCAAGTTAAAAGATGCTCATAGAGAGTCAGACATTATTTCAAAAGTTAATTATGAACAGAAATTAGCACAATTAGAGCATAAATTGAAGTATGAGTTAAGTATACCAGAAAGTCTCATAGAGGAAGTACCACCTACTGTGGAGTTACCTCCTCTAACTCCAGAACAagaaaaatttatcaaaagagCTTTAGGTCCTGGACCTCCTGGACAGCTTTTAGTGgagaaatttaatttacggatacatag GCGTGATCTACAAACATTATCAGGATTAAACTGGTTAAatgatgaaattataaatttctatatgAATTTGCTTATGCAAAGAAGTGAGGAACAGAAAGATCTGCCAAAGGTGTATGCCACAAACACATTCTTCTATCCTAAGCTCATGCAAAGTGGACAAGCCGGCCTTCGCAGGTGGACTAGAAAG GTAGATATATTCGCGCACGACATAATGGTGGTGCCAGTACACCTCGGTGTCCATTGGTGTCTCAGTCTCATCGACTTCCGGCGGAAGAAAATATCGTATCTGGACAGCATGGGCAGTTCCAATCAACCCTGCCTCCAAGCATTGCTACAGTACCTGCACGATGAGCACCGAGATAAAAAAGGACAACCTTTTGATGATAGCGGCTGGACCACAGAGAATCTTAAG gaCATTCCGCAACAGATGAACGGCAGCGACTGCGGCATGTTCGCGTGCACGTTCGCCGAGTTCAGCTGCCGCGACGCGCCCTACTCGTTCTCGCAGGCGCACATGCCCTACCTGCGCCGCAAGGCCGCGCTCGAGGTGCTGCAGGCGCGCCTGCTGTTGTAG
- the LOC113395840 gene encoding dTTP/UTP pyrophosphatase codes for MLQPVMHVLKQKNIILASGSPRRKELIENIGLKVGLCPSLFEENLDPKKFKNFSEFVEETALQKVLEVDNRLKLQGNPPDVVIGADTMVTLDGTMFGKPTSEEEAFDMLNRLSGRSHTVYTGVVLKAMDKTVKFTEKTDVTFGKLDEEQIKGYIATGEPMDKAGGYGIQGVGGTFVERVEGDYFTVVGLPLYRLCSVLYDMFKETK; via the exons atGTTACAACCGGTGATGCAtgtgttaaaacaaaaaaacataatattggcGAGTGGGTCACCTAGAAGAAAAgagttaattgaaaatatt GGTTTGAAAGTTGGTCTTTGCCCATCACTCTTTGAGGAAAATCTCGAtccaaaaaaatttaagaatttttcAGAATTCGTTGAGGAAACAGCTCTGCAGAAAGTTCTAGAAGTAGATAACCGATTAAAGTTGCAGGGTAATCCTCCAGATGTTGTTATTGGTGCTGATACAATGGTTACTCTCGATGGAACTATGTTTGGCAAACCCACATCGGAAGAAGAAGCTTTTGACATGCTGAACAG acTGTCAGGAAGAAGTCATACTGTGTACACTGGTGTTGTGCTCAAGGCGATGGACAAAACAGTTAAATTCACAGAAAAAACAGATGTTACTTTTGGAAAATTGGATGAAGAACAAATTAAGGGATACATAGCCACCGGAGAACCTAT ggATAAAGCCGGAGGCTATGGTATACAAGGAGTGGGTGGCACATTTGTTGAGAGGGTCGAAGGTGACTATTTCACTGTGGTTGGTTTGCCGCTATATAGGCTGTGTTCTGTACTCTATGACATGTTTAAAGAAACTAAATAA